CGGGATCGCAGTCAGCTGGGGCAGGGGTAAGCCGAGCCCTTCTTCGGCGAGTGCACGACGCACGGTCTCGCGTTCGACGACGCGCTCGAAATACCCAAGCATTTGCGGGGACATCGGCACACCAAAGGCAATGGCCCAGCGAAGCATCACGAACAGATAGGCATCTGCCACGGTGAAGCGCGGCCCGAACAGGTAGAGTTCGTTGATGTGCTCTGAAATCAGATCCAGGCGTTCTGCGACGGCTCCCGAGGCCTCCGCTCGCTCTGTCTCGTCCTGCGAGTGCCAGAAGGGCTTGAACGCGGCGTGAAGCTCGGTCGAGAGCCAAGACAGCATTTCGATCAGGCGGGTGCGACCGAGCGGGCCACCCGGGGCGAGAGTGGGCTGGCGATCGGCGATCAGCTCCAGGATCGCGATATTTTCGGTGACCGTCTGGCCATCGTCGAGGACCAGCAAGGGCACGTAGCCCTTGGGGTTGATCGCGCGATAATCGTAGCCCTCTTCCGTGATCTTGGTCTGGATGTCGACCTTTTCGAAGGCGGCGCGTAGCCCCGCCTCGTGCAGCGAGATGCGGCCGGAAAGACTGCATGCGCCGGGCGCGTAGTAAAGCTTCATGGATGGGACTCCTTGCGTTGGGTTTCCGCGCCGGCCATCGCCGGAAGGCGCAGGGTGACGACCGTGCCGATCCCGGGTTCGCTTTCGATCGACACTTCGCCGCCGGCATCGCGCATCAGCC
The nucleotide sequence above comes from Sphingosinicella sp. BN140058. Encoded proteins:
- a CDS encoding glutathione binding-like protein, with translation MKLYYAPGACSLSGRISLHEAGLRAAFEKVDIQTKITEEGYDYRAINPKGYVPLLVLDDGQTVTENIAILELIADRQPTLAPGGPLGRTRLIEMLSWLSTELHAAFKPFWHSQDETERAEASGAVAERLDLISEHINELYLFGPRFTVADAYLFVMLRWAIAFGVPMSPQMLGYFERVVERETVRRALAEEGLGLPLPQLTAIPVEVLP